Proteins from one Bacteroides zhangwenhongii genomic window:
- a CDS encoding bifunctional alpha,alpha-trehalose-phosphate synthase (UDP-forming)/trehalose-phosphatase — protein MLCEEIDMKLYIIANRLPVKVAGTNGTFVFSRSEGGLATGLDSLQTSYEKHWIGWPGICTNEEKDQQEINEKLQEMNFHPVFLSEKQIENYYEGYSNSTIWPLCHYFYAYTLYKNCFWQSYQQVNRLFCEEICRLIRPGDKVWIQDYQLMLLPGMLRKIYPELSIGYFHHIPFPSYELFRILPERAEILKGLLGADFIAFHTHDYMRHFISAVERVLHLDFKLDEVQINNRMVRVEALPMGINYESYHQASENKEVHQAIERTRKLFGEHKLILSVDRLDYSKGILHRLRGFATFLEHHAEYHGKVTLAMVIVPSRDHVGSYAELKTKIDEEIGSINGRYSTMNWTPVCYFYHGFSLEELTAMYYVADIALVTPLRDGMNLVAKEYVATKCDNPGVLILSEMAGAAVELTDAIQINPNDTEQIENAICQALEMPEEEQKQRLKRMQSILSVQTVNKWAADFVNELNATCMKNDMLRKKRIVAASIAQIKLKYNHAKQRLILLDYDGTLTALKPRPEDAQPTPELISILQQLASDPANHIVINSGRDHFTLEKWLGTLPISMAAEHGAFYKENGVWHKNIKKIEWGAGILSILQMFVDRTPRSHLEVKETALAWHYRESDAWLGTLRAQQLVNTQISLCTRQKLQILQGNKVIEIKSPDCNKGSEVGRLLANRRYDFVIAMGDDTTDEDMFQALPMSAITIKIGSVSEAANYHLSAQSDVLPFLRSLLGKQKTATKEGSIKNRLTFAFDFLKDLLKTQ, from the coding sequence ATGCTTTGCGAAGAAATAGATATGAAACTTTATATTATTGCAAACAGATTACCTGTCAAAGTAGCCGGCACAAACGGCACATTCGTATTTTCGCGTAGCGAAGGCGGACTGGCAACAGGTTTGGATTCTCTCCAGACTTCTTATGAGAAGCACTGGATAGGTTGGCCCGGAATATGTACAAATGAAGAGAAGGACCAGCAAGAGATTAACGAGAAACTACAGGAAATGAATTTTCATCCGGTCTTCTTGTCGGAAAAGCAAATTGAAAACTATTACGAAGGATACAGTAACAGTACTATCTGGCCTTTGTGTCATTACTTTTATGCTTATACCTTATATAAGAACTGTTTCTGGCAATCCTATCAACAAGTCAACCGACTCTTCTGTGAGGAGATTTGCCGGCTGATACGTCCCGGCGATAAGGTATGGATACAGGATTATCAACTGATGCTACTTCCCGGAATGTTGAGGAAAATATATCCGGAACTAAGTATCGGTTATTTCCATCATATCCCGTTCCCTTCTTACGAACTCTTCCGTATTCTTCCGGAGCGTGCCGAGATTCTGAAGGGTTTGCTGGGAGCAGACTTCATAGCTTTCCATACTCATGACTATATGCGTCACTTCATCAGTGCCGTAGAACGTGTGCTGCATCTCGACTTCAAACTGGATGAAGTACAGATCAACAACCGGATGGTCAGAGTAGAAGCATTACCGATGGGAATCAACTATGAATCCTATCATCAGGCTTCAGAAAATAAAGAAGTACACCAGGCCATTGAACGAACCCGGAAACTTTTCGGCGAGCATAAACTGATCCTGTCAGTAGACAGACTGGATTACAGCAAAGGCATATTGCACCGTCTTCGTGGCTTTGCCACCTTCCTCGAACATCATGCCGAATATCACGGTAAAGTTACATTGGCAATGGTCATTGTCCCTTCACGCGACCATGTAGGCAGTTATGCGGAACTAAAAACAAAAATTGACGAAGAAATCGGCTCTATCAACGGACGTTACTCCACAATGAACTGGACTCCCGTATGTTATTTCTATCATGGCTTTTCACTGGAAGAACTGACTGCCATGTACTATGTGGCCGACATAGCCCTCGTCACTCCACTTCGGGACGGAATGAATCTGGTAGCCAAAGAATACGTAGCTACCAAATGCGACAATCCCGGTGTACTTATCCTTAGCGAAATGGCAGGTGCCGCCGTAGAATTGACGGACGCTATCCAAATCAACCCGAACGATACGGAACAAATAGAAAACGCTATTTGTCAGGCACTTGAAATGCCCGAAGAGGAACAAAAACAACGCCTGAAACGTATGCAAAGCATTCTGTCCGTACAGACAGTCAACAAATGGGCAGCCGACTTTGTCAATGAACTGAACGCGACATGTATGAAAAACGATATGTTACGAAAAAAACGTATCGTAGCCGCTAGCATTGCACAAATCAAACTCAAGTATAACCATGCCAAACAACGCCTGATTCTGCTGGACTATGATGGTACACTGACGGCTCTCAAACCACGTCCCGAGGATGCACAACCTACACCGGAACTCATTTCTATTCTACAACAACTGGCTAGCGATCCCGCCAATCATATTGTTATCAATAGCGGACGGGATCACTTTACATTAGAAAAATGGCTTGGCACCCTTCCTATTTCTATGGCTGCCGAACATGGGGCTTTCTATAAAGAAAACGGAGTCTGGCATAAAAACATAAAGAAGATAGAATGGGGAGCAGGTATTCTCTCTATCCTTCAAATGTTTGTAGACCGTACTCCCCGTTCCCATCTGGAAGTGAAAGAAACTGCCCTAGCCTGGCATTATCGTGAAAGTGACGCATGGCTCGGCACATTAAGAGCCCAACAACTCGTCAACACGCAGATTTCGCTCTGTACCCGGCAGAAACTACAAATTCTGCAAGGAAATAAAGTGATCGAAATCAAATCACCGGATTGCAATAAAGGTTCGGAGGTGGGGCGTCTGCTAGCCAACAGACGTTATGATTTTGTTATAGCGATGGGAGACGACACTACAGATGAAGATATGTTTCAGGCATTACCGATGAGCGCCATCACCATTAAAATAGGTAGCGTATCCGAAGCCGCCAACTATCACCTGTCTGCCCAATCTGACGTACTTCCTTTCTTACGGTCTTTACTAGGCAAACAAAAAACTGCCACAAAAGAAGGAAGCATTAAGAATCGCCTGACTTTCGCTTTCGACTTTCTCAAAGATCTATTAAAAACTCAATAA
- a CDS encoding glycoside hydrolase family 15 protein: MNNLNYGVIGNCRTAALISQNGNIEWLCFPDFDSPSIFASLLDREKGGAFGFEVSEDYCITQSYVPHTNILSTQFSSDEGEFVVLDYMPCYRSQDETGHYLPAELYRYIHWIKGKPRFKINYHPAPNYAQGQVILNITPQYIESYCSFDNKDRQYLYASLSLQDIKEKKEIILEKDEFLLLSYNEKVIPIDIEREKIEYCRTLVYWLNWTDRSKKYTLYNDVIERSLLVLKLMSYHNGAVLAALTTSLPEAVGEVRNWDYRFCWLRDASMSIETMFQIGHTGAAKRFMKFIQSTFVSKHDYQIMYGIRGEHQLTEVILDHLSGYKNSKPVRIGNDAYHQKQNDSFGYLMDLIYQYYRLMPGTLDEIEDMWEMVKTILAKVVENWRKPDKGIWEIRGEGQHFVSSKVMCWVALDRGAKIAQMLNKYNYSERWQLEAEKIKKDVMKYGWNKELQSFTQTYNNQAMDSSLLLMEPYGFIEADDIRYHKTVEAVKKALFHKGLMYRYNSKDDFGLPTSAFTICTFWLIRALFVTGHKEEARCLFDEVLKYSNHLGLFSEDIDFETKEQLGNFPQAYSHLALVNTAILFAEEEKRLSFIRP; the protein is encoded by the coding sequence ATGAATAATTTAAATTATGGAGTGATAGGTAACTGCCGAACCGCAGCTCTCATTTCGCAGAACGGAAATATCGAATGGCTCTGTTTTCCCGATTTCGATTCTCCTTCTATTTTTGCCAGTCTGCTCGACCGGGAGAAAGGAGGAGCTTTCGGATTCGAAGTTTCCGAAGACTATTGCATCACACAAAGTTATGTCCCCCACACCAATATTCTTTCTACTCAATTCTCCTCCGATGAAGGAGAATTCGTAGTGCTCGACTATATGCCCTGCTATCGTTCCCAAGACGAAACAGGGCATTATTTACCTGCCGAATTATACCGCTACATACATTGGATAAAAGGAAAACCGCGTTTCAAGATCAACTACCACCCGGCTCCGAACTATGCACAGGGACAAGTGATCCTTAATATCACTCCACAGTATATCGAATCCTACTGCTCCTTTGACAACAAGGACAGACAATATTTATATGCTTCCCTGTCTCTTCAGGACATCAAAGAGAAAAAAGAAATCATTCTTGAGAAAGACGAATTTCTCCTGCTCTCCTATAACGAGAAAGTGATCCCAATCGACATAGAAAGGGAGAAAATAGAATACTGTCGTACGCTGGTATATTGGCTGAACTGGACAGACAGAAGCAAAAAATACACTCTATATAATGACGTAATCGAACGGAGTTTATTGGTTCTGAAACTAATGTCCTACCACAACGGAGCTGTGCTGGCAGCACTAACTACAAGCCTACCGGAAGCTGTGGGAGAAGTGCGCAACTGGGATTACCGCTTTTGCTGGCTTCGGGATGCTTCCATGTCCATCGAAACCATGTTTCAAATCGGACATACCGGTGCAGCCAAACGCTTTATGAAATTTATCCAATCCACATTCGTTTCCAAACATGACTATCAAATTATGTATGGCATCCGGGGCGAGCACCAACTAACCGAAGTGATACTCGACCATCTATCCGGTTATAAGAACTCCAAACCTGTACGAATAGGAAATGATGCATACCATCAGAAACAAAACGACTCTTTTGGTTACCTGATGGACCTGATTTACCAATATTATCGCCTCATGCCCGGCACACTGGATGAAATTGAAGACATGTGGGAAATGGTAAAGACCATTTTAGCAAAAGTAGTAGAAAACTGGAGAAAGCCCGATAAGGGAATCTGGGAGATCCGGGGAGAAGGACAACACTTTGTTTCTTCCAAAGTGATGTGTTGGGTAGCTTTAGATCGCGGAGCTAAAATCGCTCAAATGCTTAACAAATATAATTATAGCGAACGTTGGCAACTGGAAGCCGAAAAAATAAAGAAAGACGTGATGAAATATGGCTGGAATAAGGAACTTCAAAGCTTCACACAGACATATAATAATCAAGCAATGGATTCTTCATTACTATTGATGGAACCCTATGGATTTATAGAAGCAGATGATATACGCTATCATAAAACAGTGGAAGCTGTCAAGAAAGCCCTTTTCCATAAAGGACTTATGTATCGCTATAACAGCAAAGATGATTTCGGGTTGCCTACTTCTGCTTTTACGATTTGTACATTCTGGCTTATACGGGCATTGTTTGTAACTGGCCATAAAGAAGAAGCACGCTGCCTGTTTGACGAAGTTCTGAAATACTCCAATCATCTTGGATTGTTTAGTGAAGATATTGATTTCGAAACCAAAGAACAGTTGGGCAACTTCCCGCAGGCATATTCACATCTGGCATTAGTAAATACAGCTATCTTATTTGCAGAAGAAGAGAAGAGGTTATCTTTTATCCGGCCTTAG
- a CDS encoding gp53-like domain-containing protein produces the protein MAFEYLYKEYLNAILLSTLGTKSILVESQSLGQNGYLKCSNGLLIQWGKHSGSTSPSVTIYLTESFLDADYIIQGSIIKDASDNNVYSALPIANPTKNSFKLDRNFSSTDIGVSSAKFNWIAIGRWK, from the coding sequence ATGGCATTTGAATACCTATATAAAGAGTATTTAAATGCCATCTTACTAAGTACTCTCGGAACTAAGTCTATTTTGGTAGAAAGTCAAAGTTTAGGACAAAACGGGTATCTGAAATGTAGTAATGGATTGCTAATCCAATGGGGAAAACATTCCGGTTCTACTTCTCCAAGTGTAACGATTTACTTAACAGAATCCTTTTTAGATGCAGATTATATCATTCAGGGAAGTATCATTAAGGATGCTTCTGATAATAATGTATATTCAGCTTTGCCGATTGCCAATCCTACAAAGAATTCGTTTAAGTTGGATAGGAATTTCTCTTCTACTGACATTGGAGTTTCGAGTGCTAAGTTTAATTGGATAGCTATTGGACGTTGGAAATGA
- a CDS encoding DUF4376 domain-containing protein — MKYWKQGFYAAYQKGAIEITEKYWKELLDGQSAGLIIVENEKGYPILKGYEPTLLELKARKIAELQAYDASESVNSFSIGNVSGWLNKSTRVGLMNSISIERESGRSETTIWLGNTKLVLSIEKAIDMLQQIELYALACYNTTQGHINAINQLETKEEIEAYNFKTGYPGKLSFFG, encoded by the coding sequence ATGAAGTATTGGAAACAAGGATTCTATGCCGCCTACCAAAAAGGTGCAATAGAGATTACGGAAAAGTATTGGAAAGAATTATTAGACGGTCAATCTGCCGGACTCATAATCGTAGAGAACGAGAAAGGATATCCCATATTGAAGGGATATGAACCGACCTTATTAGAGTTGAAAGCCCGAAAAATAGCGGAATTACAGGCGTATGACGCATCCGAATCGGTGAATAGCTTTAGTATTGGTAATGTATCCGGCTGGCTTAATAAGAGTACCCGTGTAGGTCTCATGAATTCAATTAGTATTGAAAGGGAATCCGGACGATCTGAAACGACTATCTGGCTAGGTAATACAAAGTTGGTCTTATCAATCGAGAAAGCTATTGATATGCTACAACAGATAGAGTTATATGCCCTTGCGTGCTACAATACAACACAAGGGCATATTAATGCCATTAATCAGCTGGAAACGAAAGAAGAAATCGAAGCCTACAACTTTAAAACCGGCTATCCCGGAAAGCTAAGCTTCTTTGGATAA
- a CDS encoding DUF4376 domain-containing protein has protein sequence MKQKMYWKNGFYDTPVDGAVEISVEYWKKLLDGQSSGKLIVTNDEGYPVLVENEYSLEDMQKIKVSEIQSFDKSKEVNSFELRAKSMWLDKSTRVGLFNSINIEKEAGKAETVLWYDAVKYIIPISDALAMLNALEMYALECYNVTQSHIAAVKVLDTIEEIESYDYTVGYPKKLSFPG, from the coding sequence ATGAAGCAAAAAATGTATTGGAAAAATGGATTCTATGACACACCGGTAGACGGTGCGGTAGAAATAAGCGTTGAATATTGGAAGAAATTACTCGATGGTCAATCATCCGGTAAACTCATTGTTACCAATGATGAAGGGTATCCTGTATTGGTAGAAAACGAGTACTCCCTTGAAGATATGCAAAAAATAAAAGTATCTGAGATTCAATCGTTTGATAAATCTAAAGAGGTCAATTCTTTTGAATTACGGGCTAAAAGTATGTGGTTGGATAAGTCTACACGTGTTGGATTATTTAACTCAATCAATATCGAAAAAGAGGCGGGTAAAGCGGAGACTGTACTTTGGTATGATGCAGTAAAATATATCATTCCAATATCAGACGCTTTGGCTATGTTAAATGCTCTGGAAATGTATGCACTTGAGTGCTACAATGTGACACAATCACACATTGCAGCAGTCAAGGTATTGGATACAATCGAAGAGATTGAAAGCTACGATTATACTGTTGGTTATCCAAAGAAGCTTAGCTTTCCGGGATAG
- a CDS encoding gp53-like domain-containing protein gives MKRHVQIPGVRQWAGEDLVELQSEPLKAIDLFFSQYEPCIIQGCQTTDNGNNTYTIAPGLLSLVGVDINGSRTFKVVPFAGIAEVSLPVYFSLGYSVIERSYLDGHVKPVAYNYRAEISTVEPEGEFLELSESSNIRFVDVIQCDSVHRFFTDTERRKLEGIATGANNYTHPSSHPASMILEGTDKLFMTAKERNVLSTLGTTYAKADLSNVITKSLGLNGYYKFPDGLLMQWGYSNSSGVSTRINFPISFYNDNYSITMGVNGGIGTITSLSIIITERASTYIKVKGTMGDSSSTHDNSFYWIAIGRWK, from the coding sequence ATGAAAAGACATGTACAAATACCCGGTGTCCGTCAATGGGCAGGTGAGGATTTGGTGGAACTGCAATCGGAACCTTTGAAAGCCATAGATTTATTCTTCTCTCAATATGAGCCTTGTATAATTCAGGGATGCCAGACTACGGATAATGGCAATAACACGTATACCATTGCGCCGGGATTGCTATCATTGGTTGGAGTTGATATCAATGGAAGCAGGACTTTTAAGGTGGTCCCTTTCGCAGGTATTGCGGAAGTTTCTCTTCCTGTATATTTCTCTTTGGGCTATTCTGTCATAGAACGCTCTTATCTGGATGGTCATGTGAAACCGGTTGCCTATAATTATCGTGCGGAAATTTCAACAGTAGAACCGGAAGGCGAGTTTCTTGAGTTATCAGAAAGCAGTAATATTCGTTTTGTGGATGTGATACAATGTGATTCTGTTCATCGTTTTTTCACCGATACTGAACGCCGAAAATTAGAAGGTATCGCGACAGGGGCCAATAATTATACGCATCCGAGTTCGCATCCGGCTTCCATGATATTGGAGGGGACTGACAAACTGTTTATGACGGCAAAAGAGCGGAATGTACTAAGTACTCTCGGGACTACGTATGCTAAAGCCGATTTATCGAATGTTATCACAAAGTCACTAGGCTTAAATGGATATTATAAATTTCCTGATGGATTATTGATGCAGTGGGGATATTCCAATTCTTCAGGTGTAAGTACACGCATCAATTTTCCTATATCATTCTACAATGACAATTATAGTATAACTATGGGAGTTAATGGCGGTATAGGTACTATAACGTCATTATCTATCATAATAACAGAGCGTGCTAGTACGTATATTAAAGTGAAAGGAACAATGGGAGATTCCTCGTCAACACATGATAATTCCTTTTATTGGATAGCAATAGGTAGATGGAAATAA
- a CDS encoding DUF6046 domain-containing protein, producing MIVMAGFNIKDTLVSILGYKGLPYPGVWLPEVNRSGKPDGYKFDGEYQEEKLYTDVGTMLRKVDAQGRYYFMPVFFLYKDKSYEIPNAVISFTGKKTIVETPMVGRKGSVKELINIDDYEISIQAIAQAEDFPEAALTELNEIYNINESITLKCALTDLFLDQDDRVVIKSIDLSDMKGTENFTVFKMELITDRSFELIIE from the coding sequence ATGATAGTTATGGCGGGATTCAATATAAAAGATACATTAGTTTCCATACTCGGATATAAAGGACTTCCTTATCCGGGTGTCTGGCTTCCGGAGGTAAACCGCTCCGGTAAACCGGACGGCTATAAGTTTGACGGGGAATACCAGGAAGAGAAGTTGTATACCGATGTGGGCACCATGCTTCGTAAGGTGGATGCGCAGGGAAGGTATTATTTTATGCCGGTTTTCTTCCTTTATAAGGATAAGTCGTACGAGATACCAAATGCCGTAATCTCTTTTACGGGAAAGAAAACCATTGTGGAGACTCCGATGGTGGGAAGGAAGGGAAGCGTCAAGGAACTTATCAATATTGATGATTATGAGATCAGTATCCAGGCAATCGCACAGGCGGAAGACTTCCCGGAAGCCGCGCTCACGGAGTTGAACGAAATCTATAATATTAATGAATCCATAACCTTGAAGTGCGCGTTGACCGATTTGTTCCTGGACCAGGATGACCGGGTCGTGATCAAGAGTATTGACCTGTCCGACATGAAAGGAACGGAGAATTTTACGGTTTTTAAGATGGAGCTGATAACGGACCGCAGTTTTGAACTGATAATAGAATAG
- a CDS encoding phage tail tape measure protein codes for MANTIEYIFSLQDKMSAKIGNITVTSDRMLGKFADLEKKTMSVNKTFNETGRTLGSLRERIALLQAEREWIPAENIEGIRAYNREMKKLNKEITKLESLNGGRFKKWGKEAFAAMPGSNLISNPLVAGGAAIGFAGKSAMNFDEGMAKVNITAQLDEKGLSDLSNRLKKLAKDNHTEIEVAPAGLEKIISQVGDADLSMQILDASLKGSKAGFTDLDTVSEALAQSLSVIGKENTDAKEVLDMFFAAKRVGAGEFADFARYMPGLIAGASNMGINFKEVAGTFAYMTGKGQSAEHAAVLMENAFSVLGKADIRGKMEKAGIKVFDEQGKMRGMVDIFTDLKGVLDGMTDEQKSSVLEKFGLVDKEAKNAFALMTSDLGKLQEAMDATANSTGETDKALDFSRNSVQKATQLWNDFKNMGVMVGTVILPVINAGLDVLSLVLDGVSFILDSVNGLFSWWTVQLQTGNPLIWGLTAAITALSAILMVNYVRTKAALMVTKAKIIWDGIQTGVTWALTASQWALNAAFKASPIGWICTIIGVLVGAVTLCWNKFEGFRKFIFSMWETIKTFGGILLDSVVEPFKQIIKGLGAVGSALLHLVKGNFKEAATAAKEGFKDIAFGSMKATPFGVGFTAAQKTTSAFQDGTFSQAWEKGQQRGAESWADSQAEKNRFDPANFRVPEVPAAASGSGKSYEEIDKLLGGNKKSKGGTGSSKILNLNDDSTVRDLKSSSDYTAAIRRLTPTRVTFSGARKLAAAVTVPLAIAASVPSTGMEAEQKAGMMERNSLSASSSAKGESRIVRIDRMCDRIVINIQNTDGKGQETIRREIIKVLGEIYEV; via the coding sequence ATGGCCAATACGATTGAATATATATTTAGTCTTCAGGATAAGATGTCTGCTAAGATAGGCAATATTACCGTAACTTCCGACAGAATGCTGGGAAAATTTGCCGATCTGGAAAAGAAAACCATGTCCGTGAATAAGACTTTCAATGAAACCGGGCGTACATTGGGTTCGTTGCGTGAAAGAATCGCGCTGTTGCAAGCCGAGCGGGAGTGGATACCGGCAGAGAATATCGAAGGTATCCGGGCATACAACCGGGAGATGAAGAAGCTGAACAAAGAGATTACCAAATTGGAATCTCTGAACGGTGGCAGGTTCAAGAAGTGGGGCAAGGAGGCTTTCGCGGCCATGCCGGGCAGTAATCTCATCTCCAATCCTCTGGTTGCGGGTGGTGCCGCCATCGGTTTTGCCGGGAAGTCGGCCATGAACTTCGACGAGGGCATGGCGAAAGTGAATATTACCGCCCAACTGGATGAAAAGGGACTTTCCGACCTGAGCAACCGGTTGAAAAAGCTGGCAAAGGATAACCATACGGAAATCGAGGTCGCTCCGGCAGGACTGGAGAAAATTATTTCACAGGTAGGTGACGCCGACTTGTCCATGCAGATTCTGGATGCTTCATTGAAAGGCAGCAAGGCGGGATTTACCGACCTTGACACCGTGTCCGAAGCGTTGGCGCAATCACTTTCCGTGATTGGCAAGGAAAATACGGACGCCAAAGAAGTACTGGATATGTTCTTTGCCGCCAAGCGTGTGGGAGCCGGTGAGTTTGCCGACTTCGCCAGGTATATGCCGGGATTGATTGCCGGTGCGAGTAACATGGGTATCAATTTCAAGGAGGTGGCCGGGACATTCGCCTACATGACCGGAAAAGGGCAGAGTGCGGAACATGCCGCCGTGCTGATGGAAAACGCCTTCTCCGTATTGGGAAAGGCTGATATCCGCGGCAAGATGGAAAAGGCGGGCATCAAAGTCTTTGATGAGCAAGGCAAGATGCGTGGCATGGTGGATATATTCACCGACCTGAAGGGAGTGCTTGACGGCATGACCGATGAGCAGAAATCTTCTGTTCTGGAAAAATTCGGTTTGGTGGACAAGGAGGCGAAGAACGCTTTCGCTTTGATGACTTCCGATCTGGGTAAGCTTCAGGAAGCGATGGACGCTACCGCGAATTCAACGGGGGAGACGGACAAGGCTTTGGATTTCTCGCGGAACTCTGTCCAGAAAGCTACCCAGTTATGGAATGATTTTAAGAATATGGGTGTAATGGTGGGTACGGTTATTCTTCCGGTAATCAATGCGGGGCTGGATGTCCTTTCGTTAGTGTTGGACGGGGTAAGTTTCATTCTGGATTCGGTAAACGGCCTGTTCTCCTGGTGGACTGTGCAGCTCCAGACGGGAAATCCGCTCATCTGGGGGCTGACTGCCGCTATCACGGCGCTTTCCGCCATTCTGATGGTCAATTATGTACGTACAAAAGCGGCTCTGATGGTGACAAAGGCCAAGATTATCTGGGATGGCATACAAACCGGGGTTACCTGGGCGCTTACAGCTTCGCAATGGGCACTCAATGCCGCTTTTAAAGCCAGCCCGATCGGGTGGATTTGTACCATTATTGGTGTATTGGTGGGAGCTGTCACGTTATGCTGGAACAAGTTTGAAGGTTTCCGAAAGTTCATATTCAGTATGTGGGAAACGATTAAAACTTTCGGGGGGATTCTGCTGGATTCTGTTGTCGAACCCTTCAAACAGATTATAAAAGGTCTTGGCGCTGTCGGATCGGCTTTGCTCCATCTGGTAAAGGGTAACTTCAAAGAGGCCGCGACTGCCGCTAAGGAGGGGTTTAAGGATATTGCCTTCGGTTCGATGAAAGCCACCCCCTTTGGAGTCGGTTTTACCGCCGCTCAAAAAACAACCTCCGCTTTTCAAGACGGCACGTTTTCTCAAGCCTGGGAAAAGGGACAGCAACGGGGAGCGGAGAGCTGGGCGGACTCACAGGCTGAAAAGAACCGGTTTGATCCGGCAAACTTCCGGGTACCCGAAGTACCGGCTGCCGCATCCGGTTCCGGAAAAAGTTATGAAGAGATAGATAAGCTGCTGGGTGGAAATAAAAAAAGCAAGGGTGGAACAGGATCTTCCAAAATTTTAAACCTGAATGATGACTCTACTGTTCGAGACTTGAAATCATCTTCGGATTATACGGCTGCCATCCGGAGGCTTACGCCGACACGGGTCACCTTTTCCGGCGCGAGAAAATTGGCCGCGGCTGTTACCGTTCCTTTGGCTATAGCGGCCTCGGTTCCGTCTACGGGCATGGAGGCGGAACAGAAGGCGGGGATGATGGAGCGGAATTCCCTCTCCGCTTCTTCATCCGCGAAGGGGGAGAGCCGGATTGTACGTATTGACCGTATGTGTGACCGGATAGTCATCAATATTCAGAATACGGACGGCAAGGGACAGGAAACGATTCGTCGGGAGATTATCAAAGTGCTGGGTGAAATCTATGAAGTATGA